Genomic window (Chondrocystis sp. NIES-4102):
GAAGAAGTAATCAATTGGAATCATCGTAAAAGTGTTTCCCGTCTGCATTTACCTATTGGTGTTGCCTATGGTTCTGATGTAGTCAAAGTTAAATCAGCCTTGCTACAGGCAGCAGAGGAACATTTAGAAGTGCTGCGTAACCCACAACCACAAGTCTTTTTTACCGAATTTGGCGATAGTTCCCTAAATTTTGAATTATTAGTCTGGACATCAGATCCTAGCCGTCAAGCACCCTTAAAAAGTGATCTTTATTTTCGCATTGAAGAGATTTTCCGCGAACAACAGATTGATGTTCCCTTCCCTCAAAGAGATGTTAATTTAAAGTTAGATGATTTTCCTGTAAAATTACCCCAACAGTTAGAAGCTCACTTGCTTTACTTACTCAAAGGTTTAATTGCTAATCAATACAGTAATCATAAGTAAGTAATATTATGCTAGATGCCCATAAACCCAAACTTATTATGGATAAACCACCCAACAACACTATAAATATTGACGCAGGGACAATTGTTCTAATTATTGCTGCCTTAATTCTCCTACCCTTATTATTAACAGGTTTTATTTCTCAGTAAATATTCCCTCCGTTAAACCCCTAATATTTAATTGCCAAAGTTGTTAGGATGTGAGAGAGCATGGTTAGATTTAACTCTAATAGCTTGAAATTCTTAAATAACTTTTGGAGATCCTTAATGGCAGTTCAATTCAAGCATATTATGCTAATGGTAAAAGATATTCCAGCCACAGTAAAATTTTACAGTGAAGGGTTGGGATTAAAAGTAGTTACATCAAGCCCTGGATGGGCAGAATTGGATGCTGACGGTACTACGATCGCTCTTCATGCAGCTTCCGAAAATGGTCAGTCGGGATCTTCTCCTATTCTGAGTTTCCATGTGGATGATGTTTATGCCACGATCGCTACTTTAGAAGAACACGGTGCAACCTTAGAAGGTAATGTTAGAGAACCTTCTTTTGGCAAAGTGGCAGCAATGCGTACCCCCGATGGTAGTATTCTTAGTTTGCTACAACCTAACATGGCTCAAGCTTCTTCCCATTAATTTATTTTTTTACCCAGTTGCTATTTGCGTAGCTGGGTTAATTATGTTAAAATTGAATATGTTATGATGGGGATATTGTCGCCAATATACGCTGTTACTCATTTTCCAAATTGTAATTGCTGCCGATTAATCTTGCTCAATCCAATAGTTGAAAATTACTATATAGCTGATTTTTTTTGAGTATATCTACAATCAACACTGCTGATTTATATTAAATCGTAAAGTTCCATTGCTATCAAAATCTCAGGGTGGTATGTTAAAAGTATAGTTGTAGCTTGTAAAAGGTTGTATGAAACTATCTTGGATTCATGCCAGTTTATATACCCTCGGTATCTGCTTAGTAACACCCGAAGTTAGGGCGCAAATTACTCCTGATGATAGTTTATCTACCCAAGTCAGGCAACAGGGCAACGTGGCAGAAATTACGGGGGGTGAGCAAGCAGGTAGTAATTTATTCCATAGTTTTCAAGATTTTTCTGTAGCGACTGGGGAAACAGCTAACCTTAGAAGTGCGATTCGTTCTTACGAAACCTATATATAGGGGGATGTAAGGCATTGGTTGAGTAAGTTTATATGACTGGAGTTCGCACTTTAATCCTCAACCAATGATAACTAAATAATCTTATTGGTGAGTAACCTTATTGAGCTATAAAGCAAAGAAAATAAGGGAGATTCTTAATCTCTTAAAACACACAAGTCCAATCCGTCAGACACAGACGTGAAAGCAAAACCTCTGCGGTAGAGAGTGGTCTTCAATCCGTAAAGCGAGGGGACGGCGGAAAATTACTACTAGCCTAATGTGGTAATCCGTTGGCAAGTTCTCATGATGAACAAGGACTAAGGAGTTGACTGAATTGTCCCCAGTTAGAACTAGCGGAAAGGCTTATACGCTAGGAGACCTAAAAAGGCATTATCAAACGGTATATCCTTTGATAAACAGGTGATAACCAGTTTCTTATGAGTTATCTGTGTTACCTAAAAAGTGGCAAATAGACTCCCATCTAAAAGAACAAAACAAAGATTATTTGGAACGAAGTAAATCAATTGTTTCTCTCAGGCAAAAGGTCGAAAACCTGAGTAATCAACCAAGATGTAACATCTAGTTTCATTAGCTAGGAAATAATTGATAAAGATAGAGTCAGAAGCTAAAGACTTCTTGTAATAAGAAGTATATGCTGACAGACTCACGATGAAACGGAAGATAGGGACATAAGTAGAAGTTAATAAGTTATGGACTATGTTGAATTAATACAACAAGAGTATGAATGGGCAGACCTACCCTGGAAGAAATTCGAGAAGGTTCTGTATAAGCTTCAAAAACGTATCTATCAAGCGTCCATTCGTGGCAATGTCAAAAACATTAAACGACTCCAAAAATTACTAATTAACTCCAGAAGTGCAAAATTAATATCGGTTCGTAAAGTCTCCCAAGATAACCAGGGTGCAAAAACGGCAGGTGTGGACGGAAAAAAAATGCTGACCCCAAAGCAACGTTTTGAACTGGTTGATAAAATCAACTTGGGTTCTAAAGTGTCTCCTGTTAGAAGGGTATGGATTCCCAAACCAGAAAAACAAGAGACAAGACCTTTAGGAATACCTACGATAAAAGACCGAGCAATACAATGCCTTGTCAAATTAGCTCTTGAGCCAGAATGGGAAGCAAAGTTCGAGAAAAACAGCTATGGTTTTCGACCTGGACGCTCATGCCATGATGCTATTGCAGCAATTTTCGATGCAACAAGATATAAACCAAAATATGTTCTTGATGCTGATATCAGTCAATGTTTCGACTGTATCAATCACAGAAAATTACTACAAAAGCTAAAAACATTTCCAAAGCTTCGTAAACAAATACGAGCCTGGCTAAAGGCAGGAGTCTGGGATAAAGAAACACTTTTCATGACTAATAAAGGAGTACCTCAAGGCGGGGTATTAAGCCCCTTACTTGCAAATATTGCCTTGCATGGAATGGAGGAGTATATCAAAGACTTTGCGGAAACTCAAAACATCACCTATCCGAATGGAGGATGTATGAGTAAACAACGTAAAAGAGACTCAATATCTCTAATTAGATACGCAGACGACTTAGTTGTACTCCACCACAAACATGACATAGTTGTGAAAAGCAAAGAAAAGCTCTCAAACTGGCTAAAAGAGATAGGACTAGAGTTAAAACCCAGTAAAACTCGAATTACACACACCTTACATAATTGTGGGGCTGAAAAAAAAGGATTCGACTTTTTAGGAT
Coding sequences:
- a CDS encoding glyoxalase/bleomycin resistance protein/dioxygenase encodes the protein MAVQFKHIMLMVKDIPATVKFYSEGLGLKVVTSSPGWAELDADGTTIALHAASENGQSGSSPILSFHVDDVYATIATLEEHGATLEGNVREPSFGKVAAMRTPDGSILSLLQPNMAQASSH
- a CDS encoding RNA-directed DNA polymerase, with protein sequence MDYVELIQQEYEWADLPWKKFEKVLYKLQKRIYQASIRGNVKNIKRLQKLLINSRSAKLISVRKVSQDNQGAKTAGVDGKKMLTPKQRFELVDKINLGSKVSPVRRVWIPKPEKQETRPLGIPTIKDRAIQCLVKLALEPEWEAKFEKNSYGFRPGRSCHDAIAAIFDATRYKPKYVLDADISQCFDCINHRKLLQKLKTFPKLRKQIRAWLKAGVWDKETLFMTNKGVPQGGVLSPLLANIALHGMEEYIKDFAETQNITYPNGGCMSKQRKRDSISLIRYADDLVVLHHKHDIVVKSKEKLSNWLKEIGLELKPSKTRITHTLHNCGAEKKGFDFLGFNVQQYTVGKYNCGKCRGKSLGFKTLIKPSKKSILRHYKQLAKIITEAKSWKQEALIGKLNPIIRGWCNYFSIGVSKKVFQKMDWLIWWKLFKWGISRHNNKGKDWCKNKYFQKYETYNINEGKIISKNWIFATTKDGNIHNWLLSHGDTKIIHYTKVKSDVSPYDGNLIYWSSRMGKNPLMPSRKAKLLKTQKGKCNWCGLTFRQDDVLEVDHVIPKSKGGTDYYKNLQVLHRHCHDKKTSADGSHEPTFKPVKLPQGWYWEGGMLIT